The following proteins are co-located in the Gloeocapsa sp. PCC 7428 genome:
- a CDS encoding AbrB/MazE/SpoVT family DNA-binding domain-containing protein, with translation MGTSIKTRIVRIGNSQGIRIPKTLLEQSGISTDVEIELENDHLVIRSASRSRIGWDEAFAAMAEQKDDTLLDDVSTTLWDQAEWEW, from the coding sequence ATGGGTACAAGTATCAAAACTCGTATAGTGAGAATTGGTAACTCTCAAGGAATTCGCATTCCCAAAACGCTGCTAGAACAAAGTGGGATTTCCACAGATGTTGAAATCGAACTTGAGAACGATCATTTGGTAATTCGTTCAGCATCGCGATCGCGTATAGGGTGGGACGAGGCGTTTGCAGCAATGGCAGAACAGAAAGATGATACTTTGTTAGACGATGTGAGTACGACTCTGTGGGATCAAGCTGAGTGGGAATGGTAG
- a CDS encoding acyl-CoA desaturase produces MLSAIQIGKFCMPDRSKFNYAALPFVGIHIACLAVFWLGVDSVALWMCVALFLVRKFGITGGYHRYFSHRAYKTSRLFQFLLGFLGATSGQRGPVWWAAQHRHHHKYSDTDEDIHSAEKKGFYWSHVGWVLSPEYDDYNEKLVKDLTRYPELVWLEKYHFLPPILLAVACYLAYGWLGLFWGFFVSTTILYHTTFAINSLCHVFGSQRYETGESSKNSLWLALVTLGEGWHNNHHRYPLAACQGFFWWEIDISYYVLVVLSWFGIVWDLKQPPKQLLQPEAAIAKASSIA; encoded by the coding sequence GTGCTGTCTGCAATCCAAATAGGAAAATTTTGTATGCCCGATCGCTCAAAATTTAATTATGCAGCTTTACCCTTCGTAGGTATTCATATTGCTTGTCTCGCAGTCTTTTGGCTAGGCGTAGACTCAGTAGCACTCTGGATGTGTGTTGCACTGTTTCTTGTCCGCAAATTTGGCATTACTGGCGGCTATCATCGCTATTTCTCGCATCGCGCTTACAAAACGAGTCGTCTATTTCAATTCTTGCTAGGCTTTTTGGGTGCAACTTCTGGACAAAGAGGACCCGTCTGGTGGGCTGCACAACACCGTCATCATCACAAATACTCTGATACTGACGAAGATATCCATTCGGCTGAAAAAAAAGGTTTTTACTGGTCACACGTAGGCTGGGTGTTGTCTCCAGAGTATGACGACTATAACGAAAAATTGGTCAAAGATTTAACTCGTTACCCAGAACTTGTTTGGCTAGAAAAATATCACTTTCTACCACCTATCTTACTGGCAGTTGCCTGTTACTTAGCTTACGGCTGGCTGGGGTTGTTCTGGGGCTTCTTTGTCAGTACAACGATTCTCTATCACACGACGTTTGCCATTAATTCCTTGTGTCACGTTTTCGGTAGCCAACGCTATGAAACCGGAGAATCAAGCAAAAACTCATTATGGTTAGCCCTGGTCACTTTAGGCGAAGGCTGGCACAATAATCATCACCGCTATCCTCTTGCAGCTTGTCAAGGTTTCTTTTGGTGGGAAATTGATATTAGCTACTACGTTTTGGTTGTGCTGTCGTGGTTCGGTATCGTCTGGGATTTAAAACAACCACCGAAACAGCTATTACAACCTGAAGCGGCGATCGCAAAAGCTTCATCCATAGCCTAG
- a CDS encoding type II toxin-antitoxin system PemK/MazF family toxin, with translation MVVRRFDVFLVNLDPTIGSEIQKTRPCLVISPNEMNKHIATVIVAPMTTKGQSYPTRVVCQFQGKDGQIVLDQIRTVDKTRLVKHLGQISLEAQHVVLSTLAEMFAE, from the coding sequence ATGGTAGTTAGGCGTTTTGATGTTTTCCTCGTCAATCTTGACCCTACTATTGGTAGTGAAATTCAAAAAACAAGACCTTGTTTAGTCATATCGCCAAACGAGATGAATAAGCATATTGCAACTGTTATTGTTGCTCCGATGACAACAAAAGGTCAATCTTATCCAACACGTGTAGTTTGTCAATTTCAAGGCAAAGATGGACAGATTGTCCTCGATCAAATTCGTACTGTTGACAAAACTCGCTTGGTCAAACATTTAGGGCAGATTAGTTTAGAAGCACAACACGTAGTTCTTAGTACTTTAGCTGAGATGTTTGCTGAATAA